From a single Methanoculleus caldifontis genomic region:
- a CDS encoding molybdopterin oxidoreductase family protein, which translates to SYHGMNYERLNRPEALHWPCPAADHPGTPILHTAKFAHPDGLGIFNPIEWKPPAEVPDAEYPFVLTTGRILWHWHTGSMTRRSATLDNEVPTGWIEINPEDAKALGIKDKETVRAITRRGAVDVPARVTKDIMKGVMFMPFHFAECAANILTNNALDPIAKIPEFKACAVKVEKITEA; encoded by the coding sequence CGTCCTACCACGGCATGAACTACGAGCGGCTCAACAGGCCCGAAGCCCTCCACTGGCCCTGCCCTGCGGCCGACCACCCCGGCACCCCGATCCTCCACACGGCGAAGTTCGCCCACCCCGATGGTCTCGGCATCTTCAACCCCATCGAGTGGAAACCCCCGGCGGAAGTCCCCGATGCCGAGTACCCGTTCGTTCTCACGACCGGCCGTATCCTCTGGCACTGGCACACCGGCTCCATGACCCGCCGGTCCGCGACCCTCGACAACGAGGTCCCGACGGGATGGATCGAGATCAACCCCGAGGACGCGAAGGCTCTTGGTATCAAGGACAAGGAGACAGTTCGTGCGATCACCCGGCGTGGGGCCGTCGATGTTCCTGCCAGAGTGACGAAGGACATCATGAAGGGTGTCATGTTCATGCCGTTCCACTTCGCCGAGTGTGCGGCAAACATCCTGACGAACAACGCTCTCGACCCCATCGCCAAGATCCCCGAGTTCAAGGCCTGTGCTGTGAAGGTTGAGAAGATTACGGAGGCCTGA